A single window of Rana temporaria chromosome 1, aRanTem1.1, whole genome shotgun sequence DNA harbors:
- the LOC120925096 gene encoding sushi domain-containing protein 1-like translates to MKLPAMEYSTIQLKIPYNWENITVFQVNISARRAYNHSFNVNESIQFPPNLREYQIRAQCGTNYTITLRGLTSAGDEEITAWNTETDIGDPPRHLENTLGEGSTLQLYPVLDVNGPISSYEIIVYMGQDGNLSSNCKQYSNTPYNSNWNLSHYTAAVLPANTITEPRTFILGDNHHYNGFHNAPLIPKHNYTVYIRVTSRWQKVETSSCAFAGFIALTAEKTDGSFVSVLSLSSLGLIITMLILKFLALVGLAVIPLTPWMGMGNPAEKKEKKRRNISTEDDEDDDEVYEVLEEAENGI, encoded by the exons GTGAATATCTCAGCCAGGAGAGCGTACAATCATTCCTTCAATGTGAATGAGTCTATCCAGTTCCCACCCAATCTGAGAGAATATCAAATCCGCGCCCAATGTGGAACCAACTACACCATCACCCTCCGAGGACTGACATCAGCCGGAGACGAGGAGATCACAGCATGGAATACTGAAACTGATATTGGAG ATCCTCCTCGTCACCTGGAGAATACACTGGGAGAGGGTTCCACTTTACAGCTGTATCCGGTCCTTGATGTGAATGGACCAATCAG TTCCTATGAAATCATTGTCTACATGGGCCAGGATGGGAATTTAAGCAGTAATTGTAAACAGTACAGTAACACCCCGTACAACTCCAACTGGAATCTGAGTCATTATACAGCGGCTGTTCTACCGGCAAACACCATCACCGAACCCAGAACCTTCATTCTTGGGGACAACCACCATTATAATGGGTTCCACAATGCTCCTCTTATCCCCAAGCACAACTACACCGTCTACATTCGGGTCACCAGCCGCTGGCAGAAG GTAGAGACGTCATCTTGTGCTTTTGCTGGCTTCATTG CTCTGACTGCAGAGAAGACAGACGGGTCCTTCGTAAG CGTGTTGTCACTTTCTTCTCTGGGGCTCATTATCACAATGCTGATTTTGAAATTTCTGGCTCTGGTGGGACTCGCTGTGATCCCGCTGACCCCCTGGATGGGGATGGGAAATCCAGCG gagaagaaagaaaagaaaagaagaaatattTCTACagaagatgatgaggatgatgatgaagtatATGAGGTCCTGGAAGAAGCTGAGAATGGAATCTAG